In Saccharicrinis carchari, one genomic interval encodes:
- a CDS encoding lysophospholipid acyltransferase family protein — protein MIIFSYLLSAIYWIYFGVLLAIFHVIQVICNALGGYQLRKKAVDLLNYLLLYGLGIVGARIRFTGFQDLPQNCPLIIVSNHQSTFDIPPIVWGFRKHHPKFVSKKELGKGIPSISYNLRHGGSALIDRKNGRQSMMEIAKLGRHIEKEKYSASIFPEGTRSKTGTVGKFQHPGIAALIKTAPSAMIVPLVIDGNSRLTKRGSYPLQIGTKLSFNALAAINPKGRDIKELTAEIEEKIREKLEQ, from the coding sequence ATGATTATTTTTTCGTATCTATTATCTGCCATCTACTGGATATATTTTGGTGTTCTGTTGGCTATTTTTCATGTTATTCAGGTTATATGTAATGCTTTAGGAGGATACCAACTCCGTAAAAAAGCAGTTGATCTACTTAACTATCTTTTACTTTATGGGCTTGGAATTGTTGGTGCGCGCATACGGTTCACAGGCTTCCAAGACCTTCCGCAAAACTGTCCACTTATTATTGTTTCCAACCATCAAAGTACTTTTGACATCCCTCCCATTGTTTGGGGTTTCAGAAAGCATCATCCTAAATTTGTTTCAAAAAAAGAACTGGGCAAGGGCATTCCAAGTATTTCTTATAATCTCCGCCATGGAGGTTCGGCACTGATCGATCGTAAAAACGGCAGGCAGTCGATGATGGAGATTGCCAAACTGGGTCGGCACATTGAAAAGGAAAAATATAGTGCCAGCATCTTCCCCGAAGGCACCCGCAGCAAAACAGGTACAGTTGGTAAGTTTCAACACCCCGGCATAGCGGCATTGATAAAAACAGCCCCATCAGCCATGATAGTGCCACTTGTAATTGACGGTAACAGCAGACTCACTAAACGCGGTTCGTACCCATTACAGATCGGCACAAAATTATCTTTTAATGCGCTGGCAGCTATCAATCCAAAAGGAAGAGACATTAAAGAACTAACGGCCGAAATAGAAGAAAAAATTAGGGAGAAACTGGAGCAGTAG
- a CDS encoding substrate-binding domain-containing protein produces MNRNIYLIISLAFLLFTACKQKEQITIGFLYPSEVTERYNKESSYFKNYCATQGVEVIIKTASNDESIQLELANEMIEQGVDALVLIAANINTAGAIVRNAHAEGIPVMAYNRMIKNSEVDFFVASNNDLIGKAMVDGILKEKPSGNFVILGGDKFDKNGEDQYAAVKKYLKPKVESKQVNIVYETYIEKWDRDIASFEMEKVLQLYGDDIDAVIAGFDGMATGVIDVLESYGLAGSVAVSGQDAELTGCRNVIAGKQTVTVFHPLKTIAEKGAQVAIEMAKGKGLDAFVNSTEYNGLIDVPTHRVSSIAVNKNNIEEVLVGSGFYTKKELYGE; encoded by the coding sequence ATGAACAGAAATATTTATTTAATAATTTCACTAGCCTTTTTGTTGTTTACAGCTTGTAAACAAAAAGAACAAATAACCATAGGTTTTTTATATCCGTCGGAGGTGACGGAACGCTATAATAAGGAAAGTAGTTATTTCAAAAACTACTGTGCCACGCAAGGTGTTGAGGTGATTATTAAAACAGCCTCCAATGATGAATCAATACAGCTTGAATTGGCTAACGAAATGATAGAACAGGGGGTAGATGCTTTGGTATTGATAGCCGCCAATATTAACACTGCGGGTGCAATTGTGCGCAATGCACACGCCGAGGGAATCCCTGTGATGGCCTATAACCGTATGATAAAAAATAGCGAGGTGGATTTTTTTGTAGCCAGCAACAACGATCTTATCGGAAAAGCTATGGTGGATGGAATTTTAAAAGAAAAACCATCCGGAAACTTTGTGATATTGGGGGGCGATAAATTTGATAAAAATGGAGAAGATCAATATGCTGCGGTAAAAAAATACCTAAAACCCAAGGTGGAAAGTAAACAGGTAAATATCGTTTACGAAACCTATATTGAAAAGTGGGATCGTGATATTGCTTCATTCGAGATGGAAAAAGTGTTGCAGTTGTATGGTGATGATATAGATGCTGTTATAGCCGGCTTTGATGGGATGGCAACCGGTGTGATAGACGTGCTTGAAAGTTATGGTTTGGCGGGCAGTGTTGCTGTTTCCGGACAGGATGCGGAGCTTACAGGTTGTAGAAATGTGATTGCAGGTAAGCAAACAGTTACTGTTTTTCACCCTTTAAAAACCATTGCCGAAAAAGGTGCTCAGGTGGCAATTGAAATGGCTAAAGGTAAAGGCCTGGATGCTTTTGTAAACAGCACAGAATATAATGGCTTAATTGATGTACCCACGCACAGAGTTAGTTCTATTGCTGTTAATAAAAATAACATTGAAGAAGTGTTGGTGGGGTCCGGTTTTTATACAAAAAAGGAATTGTACGGAGAATAA